Proteins from a genomic interval of Nocardioidaceae bacterium:
- a CDS encoding glutathione S-transferase C-terminal domain-containing protein, protein MSDDTAQRDEHKQGGKYMVEGKSFERDMNYIPDRITRDARDGWPVEPGKYRLMAAKACPWANRSIIVRDILGLQDVISMGLAGPTHDERSWTFDLDEGGKDPVLGIERLQEAYFARYPDYERGITVPAVVDIESGKVVTNDFPQITKDFFFEWREHHKPDAPDLWPEDKREEMEDVIERVFHEVNNGVYRCGFAGSQDAYDEAYDRLWTTMDWLEERLTTRRYLMGDAVTEADVRLFTTLARFDAVYHGHFKCNRQKLTEMPALWGYARDLFQLPGWGENIDFAQIQAHYYVVQSDINPSQIVPKGPDPEVWFTPHGREDL, encoded by the coding sequence ATGAGCGACGACACCGCACAGCGCGACGAGCACAAGCAGGGCGGCAAGTACATGGTCGAGGGCAAGTCCTTCGAACGCGACATGAACTACATCCCCGACCGCATCACCCGCGACGCCCGCGACGGGTGGCCGGTCGAGCCGGGCAAGTACCGCCTCATGGCGGCCAAGGCGTGCCCGTGGGCGAACCGCTCGATCATCGTGCGGGACATCCTGGGCCTGCAGGACGTGATCAGCATGGGTCTGGCGGGTCCGACGCACGACGAGCGGTCGTGGACCTTCGACCTCGACGAGGGCGGCAAGGACCCCGTGCTGGGCATCGAGCGGCTGCAGGAGGCGTACTTCGCCCGCTACCCCGACTACGAGCGCGGCATCACCGTCCCCGCGGTCGTCGACATCGAGTCCGGCAAGGTCGTCACCAACGACTTCCCGCAGATCACAAAGGACTTCTTCTTCGAGTGGCGTGAGCACCACAAGCCCGACGCCCCCGACCTGTGGCCGGAGGACAAGCGGGAGGAGATGGAGGACGTCATCGAGCGCGTCTTCCACGAGGTCAACAACGGCGTCTACCGCTGCGGCTTCGCCGGGTCCCAGGACGCCTACGACGAGGCGTACGACCGGCTCTGGACGACCATGGACTGGCTGGAGGAGCGCCTGACCACCCGCCGCTACCTCATGGGCGACGCCGTCACCGAGGCCGACGTGCGCCTGTTCACCACCCTGGCGCGCTTCGACGCGGTCTACCACGGCCACTTCAAGTGCAACCGGCAGAAGCTGACGGAGATGCCGGCGCTGTGGGGGTACGCGCGGGACCTGTTCCAGCTGCCCGGTTGGGGCGAGAACATCGACTTCGCGCAGATCCAGGCTCACTACTACGTGGTGCAGAGCGACATCAACCCCTCGCAGATCGTGCCCAAGGGGCCTGACCCGGAGGTGTGGTTCACCCCGCACGGTCGCGAGGACCTCTGA
- a CDS encoding phage holin family protein, whose amino-acid sequence MRILIWLAVHGLALGAAVYLVGGIRVTDQTSSTGAALTVLVVGAILGAINATIGRALKLLGLPFIILSLGLVWLLINGAMLKLAGFVAGELDLGFRVGSWGAAIIGALVVSVTAMVLRLLLPEYDEERLR is encoded by the coding sequence ATGAGGATCCTGATCTGGCTCGCCGTCCACGGTCTCGCCCTCGGCGCGGCCGTGTACCTCGTCGGCGGCATCCGCGTGACCGACCAGACCTCCTCGACCGGTGCGGCGCTCACCGTGCTCGTCGTCGGCGCCATCCTCGGTGCCATCAACGCCACGATCGGTCGGGCCCTGAAGCTGCTCGGCCTGCCGTTCATCATCCTCTCGCTCGGGCTGGTGTGGCTGCTCATCAACGGCGCCATGCTGAAGCTCGCCGGGTTCGTCGCGGGCGAGCTCGACCTCGGCTTCCGCGTCGGTTCGTGGGGTGCGGCGATCATCGGGGCGCTCGTCGTGAGCGTGACGGCGATGGTGCTGCGGCTGCTCCTGCCCGAGTACGACGAGGAGCGGCTCCGATGA
- the hisC gene encoding histidinol-phosphate transaminase, whose translation MRVRASPGPTRVAGVSAPADLPQPLPHVADIPAYVPGRPPAPREGLPTYKLSSNENPYPPLPGVLEAAVSAVESMNRYPDMGMTALYGALAARWGVEPANLAAGTGSVAVLYHLLQAFAGPGDEVVYAWRSFEAYPIAVTAAGARSVRVPVTDEGRHDLDAMAAAVTDATRVLVVCSPNNPTGPAARHTEVASLLERVPSRVLVVLDEAYAEFVRDEDPLDALALARRHPNVVVMRTFAKAYGLAGLRVGYAIAAPPVAAAVRAVALPFGVSQVAQAAAVASLEREDALLERVEAVVEERARVVAGLRGAGWTVPDPQGNFVWLAAGDGSAALAHACEDAGVVVRPFVGEGVRVSIGEPAANDVLLEVAARSVVVEG comes from the coding sequence ATGCGAGTCCGGGCATCTCCGGGGCCCACTAGGGTCGCGGGCGTGAGCGCGCCCGCCGACCTGCCCCAGCCCCTGCCGCATGTGGCGGACATCCCGGCGTACGTCCCGGGCCGTCCGCCGGCCCCGCGGGAGGGGCTGCCGACGTACAAGCTGTCGAGCAACGAGAATCCCTACCCCCCGCTGCCGGGTGTGCTCGAGGCGGCGGTCTCAGCGGTGGAGTCGATGAACCGCTACCCCGACATGGGCATGACCGCGCTCTACGGGGCGCTCGCCGCGCGGTGGGGCGTGGAGCCCGCGAACCTGGCCGCGGGCACGGGGTCCGTCGCGGTGCTCTACCACCTGCTGCAGGCCTTCGCCGGGCCCGGCGACGAGGTCGTGTACGCCTGGCGCTCCTTCGAGGCCTACCCCATCGCCGTGACCGCGGCCGGTGCGCGGTCCGTCCGTGTGCCCGTCACGGACGAGGGTCGCCACGACCTGGACGCGATGGCGGCCGCGGTCACCGACGCGACGCGCGTGCTCGTGGTGTGCAGCCCCAACAACCCGACCGGTCCCGCAGCCCGGCACACCGAGGTCGCCTCGCTCCTCGAGCGCGTGCCGAGCCGGGTTCTGGTCGTGCTCGACGAGGCGTACGCGGAGTTCGTCCGCGACGAGGACCCGCTCGACGCGCTGGCCCTGGCACGCCGCCACCCCAACGTCGTGGTGATGCGCACCTTCGCCAAGGCGTACGGGCTGGCCGGTCTGCGGGTGGGGTACGCGATCGCCGCGCCGCCGGTGGCGGCGGCGGTCCGCGCGGTGGCGCTGCCGTTCGGCGTCTCCCAGGTCGCGCAGGCCGCGGCCGTCGCCAGCCTGGAGCGTGAGGACGCGCTGCTCGAGCGCGTGGAGGCCGTCGTCGAGGAGCGGGCGCGGGTGGTCGCCGGGCTGCGCGGGGCCGGGTGGACGGTGCCGGACCCGCAGGGGAACTTCGTGTGGCTCGCGGCAGGCGACGGCAGCGCTGCGCTGGCGCACGCCTGCGAGGACGCGGGGGTCGTCGTACGCCCGTTCGTCGGTGAGGGGGTGCGCGTCAGCATCGGTGAGCCGGCCGCGAACGACGTGCTGCTGGAGGTGGCTGCGCGCTCGGTCGTCGTTGAAGGGTGA
- a CDS encoding low molecular weight phosphotyrosine protein phosphatase, with the protein MSTRAGRHPQLPPPRADRDADAPAYAIALVCLGNICRSPTAHVVLEAALRDAGLGDRVAVSSGGTGGWHVGDPIDRRAAATLDGAGYDPSGPRAEQVDASWFSRHDLVLAMDTDNLADLRGLAHEAGRTGVEVGPERLRLFRDFDPALEVVEEQPGTVFSPPARERVVPDPYYGGDEGFTRVLEMVERTSAELSTQAASLLPS; encoded by the coding sequence ATGAGCACCCGCGCCGGCCGACACCCGCAGCTGCCGCCCCCGCGGGCGGACCGTGACGCGGACGCACCCGCGTACGCCATCGCCCTGGTGTGCCTCGGCAACATCTGCCGGTCGCCGACGGCACACGTCGTGCTCGAGGCGGCGCTGCGCGACGCCGGGCTCGGCGACCGTGTCGCGGTCAGCTCGGGCGGCACCGGCGGCTGGCACGTGGGGGACCCGATAGACCGGCGCGCCGCCGCCACGCTCGACGGGGCCGGCTACGACCCGTCCGGGCCGCGCGCCGAGCAGGTCGACGCCTCCTGGTTCTCACGCCACGACCTCGTGCTGGCCATGGACACCGACAACCTCGCCGACCTGCGCGGCCTCGCCCACGAGGCGGGGCGTACGGGCGTCGAGGTCGGACCCGAGCGCCTCCGGCTGTTCAGGGACTTCGACCCCGCCCTCGAGGTCGTCGAGGAGCAGCCGGGCACGGTCTTCTCGCCCCCGGCTCGGGAGCGGGTCGTGCCGGACCCCTACTACGGTGGCGACGAGGGCTTCACGCGCGTGCTCGAGATGGTCGAGCGCACCAGCGCAGAACTCTCCACCCAGGCAGCCAGCCTGCTCCCGAGCTGA